The genomic segment AGAAGCAGCATATCCGTAAAATTTTTTTACCGTGGAATCAAGATAAGCCTTCAGAGGGATCTTCCTGACATTCAACTGAAAATGGCCTGCTTCAAGTTTTGCCAGATCCAGTAATTCATTCACCAGCCTGCCAAGTCGTTTAGATTCATCAAGGATAATCTGTGCCATATCGACCTGTTCTTCTTTAGTACCTGCTATGCCATCAATAATCGCTTCGCTGTAACCCTGTATCATGGAAATGGGCGTCCGTAATTCGTGACTGACATTGGCCACAAACCCCTTTTTCATTTGATCAATATGTTTTTCTTCTGTCATATCGCGCAGAACGGCCACAGCTCCCCTGACATTCTTCATGTTGTAAAGCGGTGTCATGATGATGACCCAGAATCTGCCCTGAACACTGACTTCCCGAACCCGGTGTTCATTTGCCTCAGTCACCGAACTGAACAATTCAACAAGTTCTTGCGGTGTCCCTGTATCCTCTTTTTTATGTTCATACCGCCAGGATTGAAGGAAACGATCTGCCGGCGGGTTGCTTGCCCGGAGCTGTCCGCGACCATCCAGAAGGAGTACACCGTCAGCCATGTTGTTAACAATACCCGCAAGCTGTTCCTTCTCCTGGTTGAGTGCAGTGATATTCCCCTTCAGTTCTTTCCGCATCTTATTAAAAGCAACTGCCAGCTCTCCTACTTCATCACGGGTAATCACCGGTACATGCATATCGAAATTACCATGTGACACCTGGATGACCGCTGTTCGCATCCGTCTCAGGGGAGATCCGATTCTTGTTGATAGGAAAAAGGCAAAAAATGTTGTAAGAATAATGGCAATTCCTGCACTGATATAGATCAGCTTTTTAGCCTGGTCCAGAGCATGCTGCATCACTCTGAGCGGCTGATAAATATAGACGCCCCCGGTTCGGCCGTCCGGCATATGTATCGGAACCCCGACAACGATGATTCTTTCGTTGTTCGGTTGAATTGTCACTTGTCTGGATACCGTACGACCCCTGACGACTTTTTTCAGTTCAGGATCAGAGAGAAAAAAGTGCCGGCTGACAACCGGAATGCCATCCTTTTCAGGTGATCCTCTGAATGAATCATTTATGATCACTGCGCTTCCTGCCGAATAAACATCAGCTATATCATCTATTGATGACAGGACCGCCTGCTCCGGTCCTTCATTCTGAACAAGCGAAACCGCTTTATGACCGATTTTTATCATCTGGGTCTCGGTCTGACGGATACTGTTATTTTCAAAAAACTGCAGGAGTAACACCGTAAGAAACACCAGAACGAGTGAAACCAGGACGATAATCGTCGCCCATAGTTTACTGATCATGCTTTTCCAGATCATGCTTCAGTCTCTGCCTCTATCTTATAGCCTACACCCCAGACCGTTACGATCATATCGGCAGCTTTTTCAGAAACTTTGTTCAGCTTTTCCCGAAGACGTTTGACATGAGTATCCACTGTCCTCAGATCACCAAAAAACTCATAATTCCAGACATCCTTAAGCAGCTGCTCCCTCGAAAATACTTTATCCGGATTCTGGGCAAGATAATAAAGTAAGTCATATTCCTTCGGGGTCAGACTCACTTCTTTACCATCCACTGTTACGCGATGGGCATCATGATTAATCGTCAGATGAGGGAAGACAATATTGTTATTCGTTGTTGTCCCCGTTTCCATAAACATGGTTTTTGATGAGCGACGAAGGAGTGCTTTAACGCGAAGGACCACTTCTCTGGGACTGAAAGGTTTGACAATATAGTCATCCGTCCCTACTTCGAAGCCCTGAACTCGGTTTGATTCCTCACCCTTTGCCGTGAGCATGATGACCGGGGTTGCTTTCGTCTCCCGCAGTTTTTCACATACCTCTTCACCGTCCATGCCGGGCAGCATGAGATCAAGAAGAATTAAATCATAGTCATGTTTCAGGGCTTTGCTTAAAGCTGTATCTCCGTCTCCGGCCTCATCAATGATATAATTTTCTCTTTCCAGATACATTTTTAATAGCTTACGGATACGTTCTTCGTCATCCACGACGAGTATCTCCGCTTTCTTCTCTTCCATCCCGTGTTCCTCCCTTAACCATTTTACAATAGCTTTTCTTTCTCTCTCGAAATCATCTCTCTTATAACTGGCTTCATGTCTTTTTTGAAACAGGTTTGTGTCTATACTATGTCTTATTCTATACAATTTCATAAAAAAAAGCATCATCTCAGATTAATCTGTCTGAAAATGAAAAACATCTACCTGTCATCGTGCCCGTTATCCAGGTGTGTCATATGGTACAGAGTCTTCACCTCATGGGGTTTCAGAGATCTGGCATCACCGGGATGCAAGCCAGCCAGACTAAGGAAGCCATAACGTTCCCTCTTAAGCTTTCTGACATGAATGTCGAGTGCGGCGAACATCCGCCGTACCTGTCTGTTTCGTCCCTCATGGATGGTCAGACGGACCATGGCCGTCTTTTTCAGATAATCACTTTCTACCAGCTGAACTTTTGCCGGCGCCGTCATTCCATCATCAAGCCTGATCCCCGATGAAAGCTTTCTGAGTTGTGATGCTTCAGGGACAGGATGTACTGTTGCTATGTATGTTTTATCTATTTCGAATTTGGGATGCATCAGCCTGTTGGCCAATTTCCCGTCATTGGTCATCAGAATCGCACCCGATGTATCGTAGTCAAGTCTGCCGACCGGAAAAATACGCTGAGGAACCTGTTGAAAGAAATCAACGACTGTCGTCCGGTTTCTGTCGTCTTTCACTGATGAAATCACACCAGCCGGTTTATACAGTAAAAAATAGACCAGTATCTCTTTTTGGACAGGTACACCATCTACAGCTATTTTATCTTTTTCTGTTACTTTTGTCCCTAACACAGTCACTCTTTTTCCATTCACCTGAACTCTTCCGGACTGGATTAAGCGCTCTGCCTTCCTTCTTGATGCAATACCTGCCTGGGCGATGATTTTCTGAAGTCGCTCCATACCTTCACCTCTAGGATATCATAACGCGACAATGTTGATTTCTCAAGTATCACTGAATGCAGGCCAGTAGATTGTGATATAGCCGTATCTCTTCAGAATGCCATACTTGCAATCCATACAGCGCAGATGATACCGACGGCATCTGCAAGCAGCCCGACCTTCAGTGCATCACCGATACGACGTATGCCAACTGCACCAAAATAAACGGTGATGACATAAAACGTTGTATCCGTAGTGCCCTGCATGATTGACGCCAGGCGTCCAATAAAAGAGTCGGCACCATGTGTCTGAATCAAATCAGTCATCAGTGCCAGTGCACCGGTCCCCGAAATAGGACGGAGCAGCGCCATCGGAACAAGTTCAGAAGGCATGCCCGCTGCTGAAAGAACCGGCTTAATCGTATTGATCAGCGCATCCATCGCTCCTGAAGCCCGAAAAACCCCAATTGCCGTCAGCATGCCGACCAGAAAGGGCATGATAGAGACGGCGAGCTGAAACCCCTCTTTGCCCCCTTCCACA from the Sporolactobacillus sp. Y61 genome contains:
- a CDS encoding spore maturation protein yields the protein MAFISAVSMWLVPVLIAVILFYGSLKRVASYELFVEGGKEGFQLAVSIMPFLVGMLTAIGVFRASGAMDALINTIKPVLSAAGMPSELVPMALLRPISGTGALALMTDLIQTHGADSFIGRLASIMQGTTDTTFYVITVYFGAVGIRRIGDALKVGLLADAVGIICAVWIASMAF
- a CDS encoding pseudouridine synthase, which gives rise to MERLQKIIAQAGIASRRKAERLIQSGRVQVNGKRVTVLGTKVTEKDKIAVDGVPVQKEILVYFLLYKPAGVISSVKDDRNRTTVVDFFQQVPQRIFPVGRLDYDTSGAILMTNDGKLANRLMHPKFEIDKTYIATVHPVPEASQLRKLSSGIRLDDGMTAPAKVQLVESDYLKKTAMVRLTIHEGRNRQVRRMFAALDIHVRKLKRERYGFLSLAGLHPGDARSLKPHEVKTLYHMTHLDNGHDDR
- a CDS encoding response regulator transcription factor, giving the protein MEEKKAEILVVDDEERIRKLLKMYLERENYIIDEAGDGDTALSKALKHDYDLILLDLMLPGMDGEEVCEKLRETKATPVIMLTAKGEESNRVQGFEVGTDDYIVKPFSPREVVLRVKALLRRSSKTMFMETGTTTNNNIVFPHLTINHDAHRVTVDGKEVSLTPKEYDLLYYLAQNPDKVFSREQLLKDVWNYEFFGDLRTVDTHVKRLREKLNKVSEKAADMIVTVWGVGYKIEAETEA